A genomic stretch from Nocardia wallacei includes:
- a CDS encoding XRE family transcriptional regulator codes for MRSERDARGWSQAEAVRAMRAKSSHNLPTDSTLLRNWRRWESGESRPDDFYAPIIAAAFDTVTAAFFPKARPNRDDELLSSTGMDTLEFIGRLRMSDVSSATLDAIRITAERLCSEYPCTDPHELHAEGTAWLRRITSLLDGRLTLAQHREVLVLAGWVALLVGCADYDLGRRTAAEATRRAALSLGQEAEHAEIIGWGAEMAAWFALTQGNYRGAIEAAEAALATSQHLGVGVQLAAQQAKAYARLGDRAQMEASLKQGRAILEQLDHPADLDNHFVVDPQKFDFYAMDCSRVAGDDRLAEAYAQQVIRSSTGPDGALRRPMRVSEAHLTLAVVAVRDRELELAVDAGMRAFAGKRRSLPSLLWIAGEAAREMIERFPGDPRTHMYLDQLRSLAS; via the coding sequence ATGCGTTCCGAACGCGACGCCAGGGGGTGGTCACAGGCCGAAGCCGTACGCGCCATGCGCGCCAAGTCGTCTCACAATCTGCCGACCGACAGCACGTTGCTACGCAATTGGCGCCGTTGGGAATCGGGCGAATCGCGCCCGGACGATTTCTACGCGCCGATCATCGCCGCGGCCTTCGACACGGTGACCGCGGCCTTCTTCCCCAAGGCCCGGCCCAACCGCGACGACGAGCTGCTGTCCTCGACGGGGATGGACACGCTGGAGTTCATCGGGCGGCTGCGCATGTCCGATGTCTCTTCGGCCACTTTGGATGCGATCCGCATCACCGCCGAGCGGCTGTGCAGCGAATACCCCTGTACCGACCCGCACGAGCTGCATGCCGAGGGCACCGCGTGGCTGCGCCGCATCACCTCGTTGCTGGACGGCCGGCTGACGCTGGCACAGCACCGCGAGGTGCTGGTGCTCGCGGGCTGGGTGGCATTGCTGGTCGGTTGCGCCGATTACGATCTGGGTCGGCGGACCGCCGCGGAGGCCACCCGGCGGGCGGCGCTGTCGCTGGGACAGGAGGCCGAGCACGCCGAAATCATCGGCTGGGGAGCCGAAATGGCCGCGTGGTTCGCCTTGACGCAGGGCAATTACCGCGGCGCGATCGAGGCCGCTGAGGCCGCGCTGGCTACCTCCCAGCACTTAGGTGTCGGCGTACAGCTCGCCGCGCAGCAAGCCAAAGCGTATGCCCGCCTCGGTGATCGCGCCCAGATGGAAGCCAGCCTGAAACAGGGCCGAGCGATCTTGGAGCAACTCGACCACCCCGCCGATCTGGACAACCATTTCGTCGTCGACCCGCAGAAGTTCGACTTCTACGCCATGGATTGCTCGCGGGTCGCCGGGGACGATCGGCTCGCGGAAGCGTATGCACAGCAGGTGATCCGGAGTTCGACCGGGCCGGACGGCGCTCTGCGCAGGCCGATGCGGGTATCGGAGGCGCATCTGACCCTCGCCGTGGTGGCGGTGCGCGACCGGGAGCTGGAGCTGGCCGTCGACGCGGGCATGCGGGCCTTCGCCGGGAAGCGCCGGTCGCTGCCGTCGCTGCTGTGGATCGCCGGAGAGGCGGCGCGGGAGATGATCGAGCGGTTTCCCGGCGATCCCCGTACCCACATGTACCTGGACCAATTGCGTTCGCTCGCGAGCTGA